The DNA window tcatcacgtgacgacaACATCCAGACAATGCTGAGAAATAAGTAACGCGACATACTAAACCGTCGGCGGAAAACAGTtggtccccaccgtggttgatcggcaaaatagtcttcaaccagacgttggtgagctgccgcgtggtcgcgtcggatagacgtccgacgtcgaataggcctgcggatctgctccgccgccgcctcctcgcgctgcagttcgagtaagcattccgccatagcctcttcaacggctgcatctaaggctgCCGAGGTCTCCGAGTGTGAACTACCCGACTCCGAGGAGCTAGAACTAGTGGTGTCATTGTCGTgattcattttggtatgtgagataggtagaaatgtgagagaggaGCGAAACgagagaggcgagatgttcgtatgaacaagtgaatgagaaacgatgtttaaatagaaaaaaaaacgcatggcatcgtccgccgagcccacaatgcgcggacgatggccgatcgtccgccgagcccacaatgacgcggacgatggcgcggacgataggccatcgtccgcgcttaaaccgcggacgatgcatcgggcgtgaGCATAGGGCGCAGACGATGGCgcgcacccacaatggggcggacgatggcgcccGCGGACGAAGGCACGCATCGGACGTCCCATTGTCATTGAATTACATATCAAATTTTCATACTCTACTCTACTGTCTACAGGACTATTATAGCATCATTCATACATCTTCCTCGAGTTCAAGAAAACTTTTAACCCAATTCAGTTCAGAGGCTGAGACATCGAAAGATTCATCATCGTCTCCATCCTCATTTCCACCTCCGATGTCTTCCGTCTCTTGACTCTCTGTTCCATTACTGGCCTCCTCACTCCAAAGATTCTCCTTCATTGCAGCTAGCGAAATTGCAGGTAACTTCTCCATTAGCTTTGCTTTCTTCCTCAGATGAGCATTCCAGTAGTTCTTGATCTCGTTGTCAGTTCGCCCGGGGATTCTCTTGGCGATCAACGACCACCTACATACACACACTAAATGAGTCATGCAtgccacacacacacacaaatttCCAACAAGGAGCGAATATATTCGAACCTATTTCCTATGAGCCTATGCAATCTAAGAATCAAATCCTCTTCAGCATCAGAAAAGTTGCCTCTTTTTACATCAGGTCTAAGATAGTTGAGCCATCTCAACCTGCAGCTCTTACCACACCTGTTCAACCCTGCAACAACTCCCATTT is part of the Salvia splendens isolate huo1 unplaced genomic scaffold, SspV2 ctg489, whole genome shotgun sequence genome and encodes:
- the LOC121790359 gene encoding transcription factor MYB114-like, whose product is MENDGNASLNKGVWSADGKFAESSSADEDATLAQYVALHGPKRWKCVAIKSGLNRCGKSCRLRWLNYLRPDVKRGNFSDAEEDLILRLHRLIGNRWSLIAKRIPGRTDNEIKNYWNAHLRKKAKLMEKLPAISLAAMKENLWSEEASNGTESQETEDIGGGNEDGDDDESFDVSASELNWVKSFLELEEDV